Proteins from a single region of Desulfonatronum thiodismutans:
- a CDS encoding alpha-ketoacid dehydrogenase subunit beta, whose product MQKLGMGQAVNQALREEMHRDPNVFIAGEGVGVSIHLNPMFPTHGLLEEFGPGRVKDTPVSEAAIAGLAVGAAEAGLRPVVEIMFNPFFTLASDMIVNHAAKLRYLSGGKSTFPLVVRMKSGAGFGAGCQHSHNLEAWAAHCPGLKVVMPATAADAKGLLKSAIRDDNPVIFIEHMGLYFAPMPVPENDYLTPIGQAEVKRPGTDVTVVTWSGMLGVAMAAAEKLAQEGVSVEIVDLRTLVPLDKETILTSVAKTGRLVVLHEATRTGGFGGEIAAVVMEEGFNLLKAPLRRVTGPDIPVPASPPLERFYIPDDEQLITAIKEIL is encoded by the coding sequence ATGCAAAAATTAGGAATGGGACAAGCCGTGAACCAAGCCCTGCGGGAGGAAATGCACCGCGACCCCAACGTGTTCATCGCCGGGGAAGGCGTGGGCGTGAGCATTCACTTGAACCCCATGTTTCCCACCCACGGCCTGTTGGAAGAATTCGGACCGGGGCGGGTCAAGGACACCCCGGTTTCCGAAGCGGCCATTGCCGGGCTGGCCGTGGGCGCGGCCGAGGCCGGACTGCGCCCGGTGGTGGAGATCATGTTCAACCCCTTTTTCACCCTGGCCTCGGACATGATCGTCAACCACGCGGCCAAGCTGCGCTATCTGTCCGGCGGCAAATCTACTTTTCCCCTTGTGGTGCGCATGAAATCCGGCGCGGGATTCGGGGCCGGATGCCAGCATTCGCACAATCTTGAAGCCTGGGCGGCCCATTGCCCCGGCCTGAAGGTGGTCATGCCGGCCACGGCGGCGGACGCCAAGGGCCTGCTCAAGTCGGCGATCCGGGATGACAACCCGGTGATTTTCATCGAGCATATGGGTCTGTATTTCGCGCCCATGCCCGTGCCGGAAAACGACTATCTCACTCCCATCGGCCAGGCCGAGGTCAAGCGGCCGGGCACGGACGTGACCGTGGTCACCTGGTCCGGGATGCTCGGCGTGGCCATGGCTGCCGCGGAAAAGCTGGCCCAGGAAGGCGTCAGCGTGGAGATCGTGGATCTGCGCACCCTGGTCCCCCTGGACAAGGAGACCATCCTTACTTCCGTGGCCAAGACCGGTCGGCTGGTGGTCCTGCACGAGGCCACCCGCACCGGAGGCTTCGGCGGGGAGATCGCTGCCGTGGTCATGGAGGAGGGCTTCAACCTGCTCAAGGCCCCCCTGCGCCGTGTCACCGGCCCGGACATCCCGGTCCCGGCCAGCCCGCCGCTGGAGCGGTTCTACATTCCAGACGACGAACAACTGATCACGGCCATCAAGGAGATTCTGTAG